The segment tttctggcaaacaaaaacagctgacCAGGCTGCTTTGTAAAAATCCAGCGTGATTAAAatgccttttattttttcaattgcttgTTTTGAAGCAAAACGATTGCAGAAATTACGTGATCTAAGAAGATCTAGACATCTTAGATGCAACATTTGTGTATTTAACATGTCTGACGAACTGTGAGTAACAGCATGCgtattgaaaattaaattgctaATGGTAAAGCTTTCAGATTTGTGAAGTCATTTCGGATCGACAAAAAAACTTTCAAAATGATTTTGGAGAAAGTTCAACCCCATTAAGGTGTTACCAGGAAGTTATCTCCCTCTACGCAATTGGCTTCAGTAATGTGATATCTCGCCACTGGCTGCTACCAGTGGGCAGTTGCCAAAGACCACCATATAAACATTGGACGCAGTACATTTGGAAAGATTCTTCACAAACTTATTCCGTTGATGGAAAGGCTGTTATGTATTGAGTTCATTTCGTTGTAGATGAATAATCATCAATTGCAACAATCATATGAATATTTCTATCGGAACTTTAAATTGCCTCGAATTGGTGCCTGTGTGGATGGAACTCATATCAGAATACTAAAGCCTGTACAAAACCACTCCGTGTTCTATAATAGGAAATGATTTTATAGCATGAATGCCATGGTGGTGTGTAACTACAACATGGAGATAATTGCTATTGATGCCACGCACCCTGGTTCCTGCCATGACTTCATCATTTGGAATCACTCCCCTGCTAGGGAATATTTATCCACGACCATTAATGGgtttgttttggctgattCGGGCTACGCTCTAGAGAGTTTTGTTCTGACTCCTTATAGGAGCGCGGAGATAGCCACCTATCAGCACAGATTCAACATAAAGCATACTGGAGCACGAAATATTATAGAACGCACCATTGGAGTCCTTAAAAGCCGTTTCCGTTGCTTGCAACGCACTTTAAATTACCCACCAATATTTTGTTGCCAAATTAAAAATGTATGCTGTGCCCTGCACAATATTAGTAGAAGACGTAATGTCTTAATCGAGGAGGATGTTCGATTTGACGACCCTTTAGACACTGAAAATGAATTCGACGACACTGAAAATAATGGATCATCTATACGCGATGAAATAGCTCAGGCCATTCCTTATTAAAATGCAAAATTTTTCATGTTTTCTTCTTTATGTCATTCGATATTCTTTATAACTAATAAAGCTAAGTTTCACAAAAAAACTAATAGGAAACTAATTATTTCGCAAATTTGTCCAAAATTTGGCTAAATTTGTCTACAAGCGCCTTTTGGACCTCGAGCTTCTCCTTCTCTAACGATTCCATTCGTTCGAAATGTTCCGAAATTTTCTTGGAAATTGCCGACATTTCATCCAGCTGAGCAGCGCAGAGATCGTTGAGGTCCATGGTCTGCGCTGGTCTAGTTGGACGGCGCTTCGGCATGGGCTCCTCCTTCTCTGAGGGTTCGTCCTTCTCTGAGGGTTCCTCCTCAATGGGGTCTTCCATCACGCACTTAACCCCAGTGTCGGCCTCCTTGGTCGTACGGGGGGGAAGTCCATACGCTGGCCCACCTACTCCTTCCACCATTTCGTAGAGGCCACATAGCTATCTCCTCCAATTCCCCAAGCGATTGCTGAGCGAAGGGCCCTCCACCTGTAGCTCGAGTTTCTGATTTGTTTTTCGCCATCTTCTTGCGGATGTTTGTTTTCCAATCTGCCCAAACCTGAAATTGTAGAATTGAATATAGAAGTGTGCTACCTTTTGTTGTGCAACACATACCTTTTTCCAACCCAATGCGTCCTTGATTGGCGGCCCAACAGCATTGAGAGCGCCGCAAAGCTCTGCCCACTTGGCATCGACAACAACTCGGTCGCCCTTCACAAATCCTTTTGCCAAGTCCGGGTTGTCTTTCATAAAACCCACCAGGATTTCATCTTGAAGAGATGATTTATGCTTTTCCCTGGATATAAAGAACAAAGCGgtaattttgaaataaaaaattaatttgctgCACTTACATTTTGAAGTCCGAATTAAATTGGGCGGGAAACAGCTGTGCTCACCCAGATGTTCTGTTAAGCGCATGGTGCAAGCACAGTCTGAGCTGTTACATGCACATTTGTGCTGTTATACGCAAAAATTTATTACTTGCCAACGTTCCGATAACCAAATCGGAATGCGTCAGCTGCTTACACCAAAACgaaatttgttgttgctgtggccaATTTTGTCCGAACCAAATTTGAGGTTGGgctaaaataaaattatttataaaaaaagCACAAGTTAAATTACCCTGATATAGGTATCAAGTTTATGTTAATTCATCAATATGTCatctatttttttccttttgcaattaGGGATCGttttgttgtataaaaagccgtttacttttcatttcgtcaacgaaaatgttttcgttttgaaaacgaaGAAATCTTGCGGAATGGGAAAAAGAGAGCcccaatttatgtgatttcaaaagtaaatcggaaaacttttgtgaaagtgaaaaacggagcctggctgattatttcgttttcgctttcgcttctccactgCTGCTTGCGTTGTATTTGTTGGGAGAATTTTCGTTGCCGCTCTTGAGCTTAACGGtgcgccaagtgacgcgctaccctgtatctaacgggtatattgttttcggCTGTTACttgccaagtgacgcgctaccctgtatctaacgggtatattgttttcggCTGTTACttgccaagtgacgcgctaccctgtatCTAACGGGTATATTGTTTTTGGCCGTCACTTGCAACGACACTTTCCCTTGATACCTCGTGCCTTGACATTCAATTCAAATTCGTTCTCGTtcaaacataaaaaaaaaaaaataataataaataaataaatagaaataatagTAGTTTGTAGTGTAAAATCTTCATACACAAACATTATGGCAGAAAAAAGTAAATCCACTCTTGAAGACTTAAAGATTAAGCTCAAAAGTCGAGTAAAAAGCATTCGCCGCTTAGAGGATCGATTAGATCAAGGGGCGATTCCTTTGCAATTACTGGAATTACAATGTAGATAAGATTGTTTGAATGCTTCAATTGAAAAGGCTAACCATTTGCAGGAGCAAATCGAGGACATAACAGGTGATGATGCATATGCAGCCGAGTTGGAAGAGCTGATAATTGTCACCAAAGGAAAGATAATGTCGCTTATCGCCGCCTTTGATGCAGCAAGCGAGACGAAGCCAGTGTCTTCTTCAGCCCCGACTCATGCTAGACTTCCGAAATTGGCATTACCCAAATTTAGTGGTAAACACTCGGAATTTAAAAATTTCATTAGCCTTTTTGAGAGACTAGTCCATAGCGACAACAGCATACCGGTGATCgaaaaatttaatcatttgaTTTCGTGCCTCTCTGATGAAGCATTAGGAACAATAAAGGCGTTCCAAGTCACCGAGGCAAATTATGAAAAGGCCATGGCTGGCCTAAAACGAGTATTTGACAACGATTATTTGATTTTCACGAATAATATTTCCACATTGTTCAATCTGCCGAGAATGTCGCATCAATCTGCATCATCTCTAAGAACTCTAATCGATACTGTTTCGTCGATTTACGGATCATTACTGTCGATCGGAGATGATACAAAAATTTCGAATGCAATGCTCATTCATCTCGTTTTAAACAGAGTCGACTCAGTGACGAAACAAAAGTGGGATGAACAGCTTACTTATGAGAAGTTGCCGCTTTGGTCCGACTTTGAGAAAGTCTTGAATCGTCGATACCAGCATCTGTCTGCTGAAGAATCGACCAAGCCAAGGCAAGACAAAGTCATGCCAAGCAAGCAACATAATCGCAGTTCATTTGCTTGttcttccacttccaccaaCAGTAGAACTCAGCAAACTTGTAGCTATTGCAATTCAGAAGACCATGTAGTGTCAAATTGCTCTTCATTTTCGCGTCTCTCGGTGATGCAAAGGTTTGAGTTTGCTAAGTCGGCATCCCTATGCATTAATTGTCTGCGAAAAGGCCACGCTGTTGTAAAATGCAAAGCCAATAAATGTCGAGTGTGCAGCCGCTCACATCATACATTATTGCATCGATACACAGTGTCGGCTAATAGTCTCGCGTTGCCACCACCCCAAGAGAGTCCTTCTCCTCCAtcaaatcagaatcaaccttccacgTCACATGTTTTGCATGCGCCAGCGTTGGACAGGGTaattctggctacgtcgatcgtaagcgtccgaactAAGAGCGGTGAACACATTCTGGCCAGAGCTCTGCTCGACTCTGGatcacaaacaaattttattaCCGAGGACCTCGCTAatcgcttacagatccgtagagAGGAGTCCTGTATTAACTTGCTTGGAATTGGTGAATCTAATTCTCAAGTAAAGGATAAAATACACACagtggtgaagtcgcgaataaATGGTAGTGAGTTCTCCTTTGATTTTTGGATCCTGAAATCTATTTCAGGTTATCACCCTGACTAGTCAGTGAATGTGACTGACTGGCGAATCCCAGAGAACCTACCTCTGGCAGACCTTTATTTCTACAAGCCACAAAGAATAGATATGTTAATTGGAGCAGAATCGTTCTTTGAATTATTAGCTGTTGGTCAAATTAAACAAGGTCCTGACTTTCCAACTCTTCAGAAAACCCTTCTTGGTTGGGTTGTGTCGGGAAAATATGTTTCCAGGAGTTCTGCTCCTCAAATTACAAACAGTTTGAGTTGCAGTGAAGAGTTGCTAGTATCCATCGATAGGACCTtgaaaaagttttggtcactggaagaaatGCCATCTACCAAGAAAATTGCCACACCTGAGCACAAGCTATGTGAAGAACACTATCGTAAGACGACTCAGGTACTATCATCAGGTCGGTTCGAAGTAAGGCTCCCGTTTAAATCAGATCCAAATTgtttaggcaactcctttgaggTTGCGAAACGGCGGTTTTTGTCGCTTGAAAGACGATTGCATCGTGACCCTgagttgaagaaaatgtacttggaattcatggaagagtacctctccttagGTCATATGTCTCCTACTGACAATACGATTCCTTCTACTCCACACTACGTAATCCCTCATCAGTGTGTTCTGAGGCCCCAAAGTACGTCTACCAAGCTCCGAGTCGTGTTCGATGCTTCGTCCAAGACGTCCTCACAGGTGGCCTTAAATGACATTCTGATGGTGGGAACTACCATTTAGGAGGAATTATACTCGAAACTGCTCCGTTTCCGACTGCACAGGTTTGCCCTGACTGCTGATGTTaaaaagatgtatcgccaagtgaTGGTGAACGAAGCGGATCGGCAGTttcagctcatagtgtggagaag is part of the Drosophila miranda strain MSH22 chromosome Y unlocalized genomic scaffold, D.miranda_PacBio2.1 Contig_Y1_pilon, whole genome shotgun sequence genome and harbors:
- the LOC117190759 gene encoding uncharacterized protein LOC117190759; protein product: MVEGVGGPAYGLPPRTTKEADTGVKCVMEDPIEEEPSEKDEPSEKEEPMPKRRPTRPAQTMDLNDLCAAQLDEMSAISKKISEHFERMESLEKEKLEVQKALVDKFSQILDKFAK